DNA sequence from the Paramormyrops kingsleyae isolate MSU_618 chromosome 14, PKINGS_0.4, whole genome shotgun sequence genome:
AGACATGTCACATATCAGATAATACAGGAGTCTGAAGTGGCAGGTTTATCTCCTTGGGGGGAAGTTCATATATCAGCAATGTGTTCCAATTTGTTTTCACAATAGACAAGGAAATTTAAGGTATTTGGCAGTCGTGCATCGACAAGCCCTAAAGTAGAGTAAATAGCTGAGAGCAAAGTCAGCACAGCAACAGTCAGGAGGCGCCATGCTGGGCGAGACCCTGGAGCTTAAGGACGCTGCCGTCCTGGGCAGCTTAGCTAGTACAATGGGGATCTTTTTGAAGAAGATatcagagacaaaaaaaaaacaatacctATAACTCTCATTACTTCGCAATTAACTTTAAACTCAGTCTCGATATACTGTACACTTCTGCATGGAAAATGTCACAGTCACGGAGACTCAGCTAGTGAGGACGGACACACCTCACAGAAAAATCCGCAACACATTCAGAAAGTTTCTATGGAAACAAACTTCCTAAACCACATTTTTGCAAATATATAGATGTTCAAATGTTATAATTGTAACTGAATCCAACACATGCCACGTTTTTAAATCTGGACTGTATTCCATATCCCATTTTCAGCATTGCATGGGCACCATTTATGCCCTGATTTTCCTTTTGTCTTCTCGGTGCTGCAGAGTGCAGCTACTACATAACACATAACATTCCTGGCTCCCAAACATTTTGCTCCTCCTGGTCAGACTCCTCAAGCCTACTTGAATGAGGCACCGCAACTCAAGCAGGTGCACAAACATCCAGATCTTTTTATTATTCTGGGGGATTTCAACAGAGCAAACCTCACCCACAGACTTTGCAGATACAGACAATGTCGTGCTTATATTGTTTAAACTAGAGCAGTGTATTTTTAACTTGTCTGTAATTTCTCTGTGAGAAACTACCAGACTCAAATTCCTTGGATGTGTGAGCTTATTTGACCAATAAACTTGATTCTGATTTCCACCTCAGACACCCACATTGTCCAGGATCCACCTCAGATACACCTCCACTCCAGGTCAGATACCCATATGGTCTGGGATCCATCTCAGACACACAGCAGCTCCAGGTCAGATACATGCAATAAAGGTGAAAGATTTTatgaattttttttacaaagcaaCAAATGACAATGTTAATgtacagtcatggccaaaagttttgagaatgacacaaatattagttttcacaaagtctgctgcttCACTTTTTATGATGCCAATTTGCATGTACTCCAGATgcattgcaattaattgcaaagtccctctttcccatgaaaatgaacttaatcccaaaaatcccatttccactgcatttcagccatGCCAcaaaaaggacctgctgacatcatttcagcgATTCAACAAATGCaacaatgtcattttattttttggaggTATGTTTTACAAAGTCAGAATGTTCAGCTATCAGGTAAAATGGTTTTGTGTCATATCTGTGATTTGTTTTTTGGACTACAAAGGAAAACAACTGACTGAACATCCTCCAAGAGTAGTGATTCCATAATTTTTGCCAGGGGTTGTAGTAATActgcacctaaatcaaccatttattggatcatcaagaacttcaaggagaaaggttcaattgttgtgaagaaggcttcagggcgcctaagaaagtccagcaagcaccaggaggaccgtctcctaaagttgattcagctccaggatcggggcaccaccagtgcagagcttgctctGGAAttgcagcaggcaggtgtgagtgcatttGCACGCACAGAGAGGcaaagacttttggaggatggcctgatgtcaagaagggcagcaaagaagcctcTGAAATGATGTCACTGAAACATCAGGGatagactgatattctgcaaaaggtacagggatcGGACTGCTGAtgactggggtaaagtcatttttgATGAATGCCCTTTCTGGTTGTTCGAGGCATCCGGGAAAAAGGATTGCccagagaagaaaaggtgagcgcccagaagttgattgacagcatgccagggcaaattgcagaggtcttgaaaaagaagggccagcactgcaaatattgactctttgcataaacttgtaattgtcaataaaagcctttgataTCTATGAAGGGCTTGTAACTATACTTAAatataccatagaaacatctacAAACACTAAATCAACAAACTATGTGAAAcccaatacttgtgtcattcacAACTTTTGGCCACGACTGTATATCTACAATTAAGGTAAGTCAGTGTCAGTTGCTCTACACACAATCACCATATTTTAGTATACTgtaacatattttttttccccaaaaattCTCAAGTTCATGAGAATTACCTATATTTTATTACTCGTTTAATGGTTTAACTTAAACTTGTGAAGTGCAGATTATTAATTTCCAACAAAGATCCTACTTGCAGGTTGCAAGCCTGTGTATGTACATACTGTGAAGCACACAGCTTTGGTTATGTCAAAATGGGTTAGTGGAAAAGGGTAGTGTAGCTCTTTTGACTTTTATTTTGGCACAGCACCCAAGATAGTGAGGAACTTGGGGAAAATCAGTAGGAGTGGCTTTTGGGGGAGTTTTGGCGTTTTTGGCGCGCCCCCTTCAAGTTCGaggctatttttattttttggctgGTACAGTATGTTACTTCGGCTATTAAGGTTGGGTTGTGGTAATCTGAACATAGAGTCCTTCTTCATTTCTGGAAAATGCATCTTCAGTCTCCTGAACCCTCACGCCTTACATATTTATTATATGTGCGTGTTTTCCGGATGTCTTAAGGTAGTATTTATAATGAGTGTGAGCGTATACAGGGATTGAcctaactggtacgcaagtacgcattcacctttaaaagcgatacgtgcggcaatcgattgttttaacgtattttatgtgcatttgcgccgatattacaagaaattattgtgggttttatcctctatatgctaattcgtacttcatttgcgatATAGAGGTTAGGctgcacggtaatttcttgcTATATCAGTGCAAATGCTCATAAAatacgcatttgcgctgctacATTAATCGATTACCGCActtatcgcttttaaaggtgaatgcgtacttgcgtaccagttatgtcaatccctgtgTATATGCTACCATAATAaatcaggaaaaaaagaaaccacATGTGTAGTTGGATTATTCCTGAACAACTATGTACACAGCTAAACAGCTCAAATACGGCAGAGGTTTCTGTAGTAACTGCACCAGCTACTAGGTTACTGCAATAATAAATCACAAGAACGGTACAGTATCAGTACGTGGATATGATTTAAATAACGATGTCAAGTACTTCTTTGAAACCCCCAGGTGAGTTATCTGATGTGGTTTGAGTACTAACAGTTTTAAATGCTGATCAAGTCGAATAAAATGGGCAGTGCTCCCTTAAGACGTAGAAACTCGGGGCGGGGCGTCCCGGTCGGAGCGTCGGATCCGGGCAGGTACAGCGGGGTGGGGCGTCTCTGTGTGGCGGCCGGAGAACTGACAGGCTTGGCCATGAGTGAAAAGTTCGTTTCATTAAGTTCTCCTTTTTAGTGACCTAAGCAAGACCACAATCAACATGCCGAACTTGGGTAAGTACAGTTTTTTTTCGCAATAAATTCGATGTATGCAAAGGATTAAAGGTGCTGGTAGCCGGACGCAAAGGCTGGCTGTTATGCTGGGTGGAGCAGGAAGCTGATTCGCCGACAGGTGGCGCGGTGCTTCGGCCAGTCTGGCTAAGTATGGCTGTCCGTAATCATGTTTCCTGAGCACAAACACAGGTCTCTCCCTTTCTTTTGGAAAATAATTAGTTTACATTTCCAACAATCCAGCAGATTACATGAAAGGCAGATGTTATTGTTCAGAAATAAAACTGTAGGACCTATTGCTGGTACAGGGTCTAATcagattttaattttctttatttaatttgggATTTAGAGCGACCTGTTTCCTCAGGGTTCCATTGTGTGAAACCCGGGGTGGAATGTTTTGGATCTGGGGGAAATTTCCTGGAAATATAAAGGCAGACAAGCTGTAGGCTGTCACAGGCTGATCTGAGCGTCATTAGACAGGCTGATCTGAGCGTCATTAGACAGGCTGATCTGAGCGTCATTAGACAGGCTGATCTGAGCGTCATTAGACAGGCTGATCTGAGTGTCATTAGACAGACAGGCTGTCATGAGCTGATCTGAGTGTCACATGCCTAATTGTAACCCTAACCCACTCTCTCAATGCCTTTCTCGCATGGCTGCAGATAATTGGCGTGACTGTCTGGAGGACTCGAGAGCCCTCATGAAGACGGGCCTGGGCCTGGTGCTGGTGGGGCACATGAACTTCCTGCCGGCGGCGCTTTTGCACGGTGCTGTGCTGCGGCACGTGAGTCTGCATGAGCAGGCTCGGGCCACGGAGTATGCGGTAGCCAATGTCCTGGTCATCATTGCTGGCCTACTGGTGAGCCCTGGTGGCAGGGGGTAATGGATTGGCAGCAGAGTGTATACTGCCAGCTGTAACATTTGGTGGATTGGTACATAGTAGGCTCTTTCACACCAGAGTTCTGGAACCTGGTCCCTGCTTATGAGTTCCTAAGCTGTCTGGACCTGGATcttttgtagctcctggccACTTCCATGTATCGTTTTCACACTGCACAAtaggaactgggacctttatgtGAAATAAGCATGGGAGATACAAAATGTTCGTAGGTTAAATTTCACACATAATTTCATGCAAAACTACACCACCACCTGAAAAAAATGGAGGATGCACAAGTCGTTTTGTTAGTCATTTGTTAGTTACTGGGACAATATACCAGTAATAAGCTCTGGcatgtttcactgctggcactggCAATAGACAAGGTATATCAGTTGTCAGTTGAATTTTACATTGCAGAAATATGGAAACaaattataaatgtattaattgatgcattaaatgtaattgagATACAAAAATAATCCCACCTGCTCAATTTTTTCTCTACTGCTTATATCTGTCTTCCCTGCAATTCCACGTAACTAATGTCGGTGTTTGTGGTCAACCAGTCAGCAAGTTATCGCTGTCATGACACTGTGTTTGAAGGAAAAGTGCCTAGCCTGGAGTACAGACTGAAAAAGGGTTCCAGAACTACCTCCAAGGAACTACAATCGGGCTGACTACCTGCAGTATGAACATGTTCTAGGAAAATGTTCTAGTTTCTGAAAAAATATGTAGTCTTGGGAAAACAGTCCAATAGTCGTCATCATGACTCCTATGTGGGTATAAAGTAAaactttttgcactttttttctTTAGTTAACTGTAGGGTTGCAGGGATTTTCTGGTGTTTTATTTCCAACCATTTCAGCAGCAGGTTTACAGGGAAAGTTCCACCTGCTTTCTCATTGCTCTGCTGTCCCGCTACACCCCTGTTCCCACATGTGCTGTACAGGCTGTCGTCGCTGGGATTCTGGCCATTGTCATGTCCAAAAAGAAGAAGAGCGGGCTGTGGGTGAGTGTGGCAAGGGGTAGGCTGTGTGAACCAGCATGTGTGTCTGCCGCCAGCAGCAAACTTCCCCAGATGTCTTCTTGTCTGAGTAAAGTCGGGGTGTCTGCTCCCTGAGTAAAGTCGGGGTGTCTGCTCCCTGAGTAAAGTCGGGGTGTCTGCTTCCTGAGTAAAGTCGGGGTGTCTGCTCCCCTGCAGATGGGCATCCTGCTGCTAATCAGCTTGCTGGCCGGACTCTTGGCGCTTGCATCCATGGTGGACTTCATTGTCAGCTTGGTGACCGCCATCCAGAACAAAGGGCAGAAGCTCTTTACACACTGCTTGACCGTGGACAACATTAGCTACTACAGCATCACCACAGAGTGCCCCTTTGACCCAACACGTGTCTACGTGAGTCTAATGCTGTAAACAGACGGCACAAAAAGGGACTGATCCAGGAACAGTGTTTGACTGTGTCCTTCAGCTTGCTCATTTGCCATAAGCTTTGCCTTGAAGCCAGCACTGACTCGGATTTGCACACGCACTCACACCCACAGTCACGCTCGCACTTACACTCACACTTTGGCTGTGTCCCCTCCCAGGGTACCACTGTGGCTCTCTGGCTGTTTCTCATCTTGATGTGCATGGTGGAGATTCTCTTCTCCTTCCGTTGCTGCGCAGCCTCTGCCTGCTTCCTGTCTTTGTCACCTCCATGtgggaggaagaagaagagaagGAGGGTTGGCAAAAAACAGGTGAGTGAAGGAGGCTTCTCTCGTACTGTCAGTGATGGACCAATAAGAGAGCTTTTTGTGTGGCTCCATGTGGGTGTATGTCATGTATACATTATGTATACAAGCTGTTACCACCATTAGCAGGTAGTTCATGCCAAGGGCACTGAAAGACCCCCTGCTCGTTTGGGCAGATGATTTGTTCAGCGACTCCTTAGCAGCTGACTTTTCCTTATCGACCCTCATACCTGCATAACTGCCCTTGTTGATCACTTTCCTGACCATGTTCTTCTTTAGGTGACTGTGCAGCTcccacaggaaatgacatcactgtcTCAGGACAGGCCATCTACACAGGAGGAGGACTCTGAGGCGCAGGAGTGTGACCTGCTCAAGGTGGATTCCACTCTTCTCCAGCTCTGAAGCAGGAACATCTACCTCTGTACTCTGACACCCGGAAGATTTGGGTGGGGCAGGTGCCTCAGGCTGCCGGCTATTCAGGGGGTCCAATGCTTCCTGCTTTTCTCTCTTTCCTCATTTTAGTATCAATGCTGCTATGAAAGGTGACAAAAGCCAAGAAGCCGCAGAACCTGATGTTTCTCCTTGTTGGTGAGGGTGGGGTGAGGGTGGGGTGATGGTGCAGCTCACAGTCACAGACCCAGATGTGCCTGCACACGGTGACACGGACatcgcacatacacacactgcgTGACTGTTCTGGGAATCTTTAAAAAGGCATGTAATGCAGTAACAAattcattcattattcattaaCTGTCACAGTCCTCAGTTAAAACCTCATCTATTCGCCTTCACACCCAAATTCATACAAAAGTCCGACTTTAAGAACTTCTACAGGAAACTTCATCTGTGTGAGCTGTATAGCAAGTTAGTGATTGCTCTGTTATGCTATCACTTACCTTTTGGATTACTTAAGTACCTTCAAGAGGCATCAAACTTTCCAGAAGATAGCGAAGAAGACACAGCTACACACAGGTGCTATACTGGTTTCACATAAGTAAGCAAAGAAGCATGCTTGCAATTTGTTGAAGCATTAGTACATCAACAACTGTAACTTGCCTGTTATTTTGTATTGAGATGGTGCATCAATGACCTACAAACAGAAAATGTTAAAGAAGTGTAGTGTGCTATGCAGGGTTCATACACTTTGTAATGAATGGCTTTGCATaacttttccattttttccaCCCCTATTAAATTCTCCACAACCAATTtaattttttcactttttaaaaactttcatttaaaaatacatctgaTTTTAACAACTACACACTGCTGCTTCACTGACTCTGAAATATATCTCTTCAGCAATAATAAAGCCAAACATTTAATTTAGAAAATCTTTCAGTAAGTGTCACTTGCTTATTTGTAAACTTTTGTAAAGGTATTGCTTACATTTGTGAAGTGTCAAGTTTTACTAGTCTTAGCTTTCTGGTCTCATAACAGACCTTAAATGAGCATTTCTGTTAGTGATGTCTAGTCAACAATGCAACAATAATCCTCATGCGCTTGCAGAAGTAGCACCTATGGCTAACAAAGATTGATACTTTATATCACATAACCAACTACTGTTAAACAAATATTTGCCCATGTTTGCTTCCTCTTTTACATAATTTATGTATTTGCAAAACTTTTCCAAGCTTGGAAAACCaaatttttacttttaataCCTGAACAGAGCTTGACTTTAAAGTTCATTTTTTGTTCCTTACTTCATCTGCATTTCGCCATCGATACTTTAACAGCTTTCCGATTAGGGTTAATTAGGCGGAGGTGCGAAGCCTTTGATCCAGCGCGCAAACCGGCTCCTTGCACGATCAAATTGCCACCGGATCCTCACAGACTTCGGTCTGTTTATGAATTTTACTTTCTCACGTAATAGACTTTGGCTAGAGTAATTCATTCAGATGAACTTTTTCACACTCTATGTATGTGTTACCTGCTTAAGCTGGGCGCTTGCAGTGCGCAGCCCCGGTATTTCCCGGGCAACCGGCGCGTACGAGTTGCCTTCCGTGACCGAGAGTAAGGGACGGCGACTGGGCACCAGAGCCCGTCTCTGGCCGGGCTTCAGGGTTCCCTCCCCCGTCTCAAAACGCTTACCCCCGGGGCGCTTTGTGTTCCTGCCCGGCGTGCACATAACCTGTTCAAGCAGCGAGGTTATAGTGAGAGTTAAAAAAcgcctctccgtctccagcgATGCCAAGCGCCTTAGGCTCGGGCGCTCCTGCGTGAGTAACGGCGCTGACCGGCTCTCCGGTGACCTGCTTTTCCGCTACCCGATAACGGCGTGCGATGTTGTGCGAGAGGTGAGCTGCAGGGTCATGCCAGTCGCCAGTCGGGTTTGTTGCTCAGTCATATTCACACTGTTTCTCTGTACTTTGCTAACAAAACCTACCGTGTGGGCACCGCAGCTGGGACCGACATACATTCTGTATCGGTTCGTGCTGCGGTACTCTTCCCAGAGAGCTGGCGTCCTCCGTCACCGCCTAGAATGCCATCTAAATCGGTGAGCTTTCTAACTGGACCTGCTGTTTGATGTCTAATATGCATAGAAAATATGACGGTGAGCTGGACTTCCCGCCCATACAGATACCATTACGTGCACCAGCTGGCGGTGAAACCAACCTGGCGCACACCCATAAGCAAGGTGCTCAGAAATCGGCTGGGCAGCTATCAGATACAGCAAATGAATGGTAAATGGTTTTAAAATAAGATACCATTTGAGTAGACTCATACCTAGAAAATGGATCCTTTCTGGATTTGGGGTTGTCTTAGGTTTTAGGGGCAGTGTGCATCTCAGTGCGTTAGGATGCTgaacctgtgatcagaagatctTCAGTTCACTTCCCGGGGTCAGTAGAGTTGTTTCATTGTCAGACCCGAGTTACTCCAGGTACTGTCTGACGCTTTTGATAAGTCTGTGCTAGAGAGATGCTTTATCAACTAAAAAGGAAATTGCAGCTACTTACTTCCTGGTGGCAGATTCAAATCCCCATCTCCCACATGACAGGCGAATACTCACTACTACACTACCGGCGAAAgaggcaaaaaattaaaccgTGTATtgaattaaagttttttttttccagcttctCATTTTAGTTAAGTGTGGATTTAATTGGCATAAATTTTTGCAAACAGTACCTTTCAGCTGGAATGTTCtgtttagaccagtgtttctcaacccagtcctcagtgaaccccagacggtccacgtttttgcttcctcccagcccccagccaatcaggatcaCC
Encoded proteins:
- the LOC111833053 gene encoding transmembrane protein 54-like isoform X2, translating into MPNLDNWRDCLEDSRALMKTGLGLVLVGHMNFLPAALLHGAVLRHAVVAGILAIVMSKKKKSGLWMGILLLISLLAGLLALASMVDFIVSLVTAIQNKGQKLFTHCLTVDNISYYSITTECPFDPTRVYGTTVALWLFLILMCMVEILFSFRCCAASACFLSLSPPCGRKKKRRRVGKKQVTVQLPQEMTSLSQDRPSTQEEDSEAQECDLLKVDSTLLQL
- the LOC111833053 gene encoding transmembrane protein 54-like isoform X1, with amino-acid sequence MPNLDNWRDCLEDSRALMKTGLGLVLVGHMNFLPAALLHGAVLRHVSLHEQARATEYAVANVLVIIAGLLAVVAGILAIVMSKKKKSGLWMGILLLISLLAGLLALASMVDFIVSLVTAIQNKGQKLFTHCLTVDNISYYSITTECPFDPTRVYGTTVALWLFLILMCMVEILFSFRCCAASACFLSLSPPCGRKKKRRRVGKKQVTVQLPQEMTSLSQDRPSTQEEDSEAQECDLLKVDSTLLQL